One Desulfonatronovibrio hydrogenovorans DSM 9292 DNA segment encodes these proteins:
- a CDS encoding GGDEF domain-containing protein, with protein sequence MMKAEKHFFLISANAGLYQGFKDVYPEAQWTVFERGRGAIELIFNNPPDLLIVDSRLPDLGGTELIRIFKSENVYRQVPVIICLDREDIGPDLNLTEVEVDDFVMKPLDPDLTRIRLDLVMARASWELDASPLTKLPGNTSIIHKIQDMMDRKNDFALAYADLDNFKSYNDKYGFSRGDEVLMMTARIIVNTIRAFAGIESFVGHIGGDDFVFMVPPDQAENVCQILIRNFDGIVPNFYDQEDRDQGYIRSTDRQGNILDFPMMSISVAVVFNIDGELTHYGQASEIAMNLKKLAKQKSGSAYVLDRRKTA encoded by the coding sequence ATGATGAAAGCAGAAAAGCACTTTTTTCTCATCTCTGCCAATGCCGGGCTTTACCAGGGATTCAAGGATGTTTATCCAGAAGCCCAGTGGACCGTGTTTGAAAGGGGCAGGGGAGCCATTGAGCTTATTTTCAATAATCCTCCTGACCTGCTTATAGTGGACAGCAGGCTGCCTGACCTGGGAGGCACGGAGCTGATCCGGATATTCAAAAGTGAAAACGTCTACCGCCAGGTCCCTGTGATCATCTGCCTGGACAGGGAGGATATCGGCCCGGATCTGAACCTGACCGAGGTGGAGGTGGACGACTTTGTAATGAAGCCCCTGGACCCGGATCTGACCAGGATAAGGCTGGATCTGGTCATGGCCAGAGCCTCCTGGGAGCTGGATGCCAGTCCCCTGACCAAACTTCCGGGCAATACCTCCATCATCCACAAAATCCAGGACATGATGGACCGGAAAAATGACTTTGCCCTGGCCTATGCCGACCTGGACAACTTCAAGTCTTACAACGACAAGTACGGCTTTTCCAGAGGCGATGAAGTCCTGATGATGACGGCCAGGATTATTGTTAACACCATCAGGGCATTTGCCGGTATAGAGTCCTTTGTAGGGCACATCGGTGGAGATGATTTCGTTTTCATGGTTCCTCCGGACCAGGCAGAAAACGTCTGCCAGATACTGATCCGCAATTTTGACGGCATAGTGCCAAATTTTTATGATCAGGAAGACCGGGATCAGGGATATATCCGTTCCACGGACAGACAGGGCAATATCCTTGATTTTCCCATGATGAGCATTTCCGTAGCTGTTGTATTTAATATTGATGGAGAGCTGACCCATTATGGTCAGGCATCGGAAATAGCCATGAATCTCAAGAAACTTGCCAAACAGAAATCCGGAAGTGCCTATGTCCTGGACCGCAGAAAAACTGCCTGA
- a CDS encoding HDOD domain-containing protein produces MEDLYTQNKDRILSVRDLPTLPSVLDQVTELVQDPSSSTDQVAKVISQDQVLSAKVLKMVNSPIYGFPRRISTIQHALVLLGFNVVRGLIISTSVFDIMAKSMMGLWEHSLGCAMACAGIARQAGFKDPEEYSVAGLLHDLGKVVSAVQLPEVKDEVDAAVREKDLSYYQAEKEVMGFSHDRINAWLSDHWNLPLRLREGLVWHHRPKSAQHYPDVACVVHLGDFMARVFQVGSSGDDQISYLDGHIFKVLKLKQSNLEKVMDELDREFAELSGFRPDQD; encoded by the coding sequence ATGGAAGATCTGTACACCCAGAATAAGGACAGGATCTTGTCGGTCAGGGATCTTCCCACTCTCCCTTCAGTCCTGGACCAGGTAACCGAGCTTGTCCAGGATCCTTCATCCTCAACCGATCAGGTGGCCAAGGTAATATCCCAGGACCAGGTTCTGTCGGCCAAGGTCCTGAAAATGGTCAACTCGCCCATCTATGGGTTTCCCCGGCGTATCAGCACCATCCAGCACGCCCTGGTCCTGCTGGGGTTCAATGTTGTCCGGGGGCTGATCATCAGCACCTCGGTTTTTGACATCATGGCCAAATCAATGATGGGGCTGTGGGAGCACAGCCTGGGCTGCGCCATGGCCTGCGCCGGCATTGCCAGGCAGGCCGGATTCAAGGATCCGGAGGAGTATTCAGTGGCCGGACTGCTGCACGACCTGGGAAAAGTTGTCTCAGCTGTCCAGCTTCCTGAGGTCAAGGATGAAGTGGATGCAGCGGTCCGGGAAAAGGATCTGAGCTATTATCAGGCTGAAAAGGAAGTAATGGGTTTTTCCCATGACCGGATCAATGCCTGGCTTTCGGATCACTGGAACCTGCCCCTGAGGCTCAGGGAGGGCCTGGTCTGGCATCATCGACCCAAGTCAGCCCAGCACTACCCGGATGTGGCCTGCGTGGTCCATCTCGGGGACTTCATGGCCAGGGTCTTTCAGGTGGGCAGCAGCGGGGATGACCAGATCAGCTATCTGGACGGACATATTTTCAAGGTGCTCAAGCTCAAACAGTCCAACCTGGAAAAAGTAATGGATGAGCTGGACCGGGAATTCGCCGAGCTGAGCGGATTCAGGCCGGACCAGGATTAG